The sequence GCATGGAGATCGCGACCTTCGGGGACGAGACCTACGTCTTCCTGCTCTCCGAGCGCGGCTCGATCGTCGGCGTCTACCGCGACACCGGCGGCGCGCCGGAGCTGGTTCAGCTGCTGCCGTCGGGCATCGCGCCCGAGGGCGCGGTCGCGATCCCCGAGCGCGACCTGCTCGTTGTGGCGAACGAGGCGGATCTCGGCGAGGACGGCGGTCCGCGCTCGCACGTGATGCTGTTCGGCCTCCAGGAGGGCGAGGCGTCCTACCCGACCCTGCGCTCCGAGCTCGACGCCGAGGGCCGCCCGATCGGCTTCTCGGCGCTGTCGGGCCTCGCCGCCGACCCGGAGGTGGCCGGCCGCCTCTACGCGGTGAACGACAGCTTCTTCGGCATGCAGCCCTCGATCTTCGTGATCGACGCGACGCGGACGCCGGCCGCGATCACGGACGTCATCCGCGTCACCCGCGAAGGGCAGGCCGCCCAGAAGCTCGACCTCGAGGGCATCGTCGCCGACGCCGAGGGCGGGTTCTGGCTCGCCTCCGAGGGCCGCTCCGACCGGCTGATCCCGCACGCGCTCTACCACGTCGACGGCGAGGGCGCGATCCAGGACGAGATCGCCTTCCCGGCCGAGCTCGCGCAGGTCGAGCGGCGCTTCGGCTCGGAGGGGATCACCAAGGTCGGCTCGACGCTCTGGATCGCGATCCAGCGCGAATGGGCCGACGACCCGAAGGGCGCGGTGAAGCTCGTCTCCTACGACACCGAGAGCGAGGAATGGGGCGCGGTGCGCTACCCGCTCGAGACCCCGGCGCAGGGCTGGATGGGCCTGTCCGAGATCACCGTCCACGGCGATTTCGTCTACATCGTCGAGCGCGACAACCAGATCGGCGCGAACGCCGTGGTCAAGCGCCTCTACCGGGTGCCGCTCTCCCAGATGACGCCCGCCCCGCTCGGCGGCGAGCTGCCGATGGTGGAGAAGGAGCTCGTGCGCGACTTCGTGCCCGATCTCCAGCAGTGGAACGGCTTCACCGTCGACAAGGTCGAGGGCTTCGCCATCGACGCGGCGGGCACCGGCTACGTCGTCACCGACAACGACGGCGTGGACGATTCCTCGGGCGAGACCTTCTTCTGGTCGATCGGCGCCATGTGAACGCGCCATGTGAACGCGCCATGTGAACGCGCCATGCGATCGCCCGAAAGGCGCGTCTCGCAGGGAAGGGCCCGCTTCGGCGGGCCCTTTTCGCATCTGCGAAAGAGGCCGATCAGGTCCGCGGCCCGCCGGCGCCCGGCGTATGCGCCGCGTTGCGCGACGCCGA comes from Salinarimonas sp. and encodes:
- a CDS encoding esterase-like activity of phytase family protein produces the protein MTPRTLTGALVAALLASTAMPAAAQTFDRIASFPVPGNLPADADPLTETSAEIITATGDGMTLVYSDSPLEAVGLIDITDPASPKPLGSIPTEGEPTSVAALGQTAFVAVNTSESYVEPSGHLAVLDVATQELTRSCDLGGQPDATAVAPDGSFLAIAIENERDEDLNDGEIPQLPAGYVAIVPLENGAPNCEGMIMADVTGLAEVAPSDPEPEFVDVNEAGEIVVSLQENNHVVVLASDGSVVSHFSAGAVDLAGVDTEEEGALTFTDTLDGVPREPDAVKWLGTDRIVTANEGDYEGGSRGFTIFAKDGAVLHESGLDFEYALARIGHYPEDRSGNKGVEPEGMEIATFGDETYVFLLSERGSIVGVYRDTGGAPELVQLLPSGIAPEGAVAIPERDLLVVANEADLGEDGGPRSHVMLFGLQEGEASYPTLRSELDAEGRPIGFSALSGLAADPEVAGRLYAVNDSFFGMQPSIFVIDATRTPAAITDVIRVTREGQAAQKLDLEGIVADAEGGFWLASEGRSDRLIPHALYHVDGEGAIQDEIAFPAELAQVERRFGSEGITKVGSTLWIAIQREWADDPKGAVKLVSYDTESEEWGAVRYPLETPAQGWMGLSEITVHGDFVYIVERDNQIGANAVVKRLYRVPLSQMTPAPLGGELPMVEKELVRDFVPDLQQWNGFTVDKVEGFAIDAAGTGYVVTDNDGVDDSSGETFFWSIGAM